The Streptomyces sp. Alt3 genome has a segment encoding these proteins:
- a CDS encoding RNA polymerase sigma factor, whose translation MTATSSAVEAVYRIESARIIAGTARIVRDVGIAEEIAQDALVAALEQWPEDGVPDRPGAWLMATAKHRAIDLVRRRETYARKLAEAGRALEDVPPPEPADPDGIDDDLLRLIFTSCHPVLSTEARVALTLRLLGGLSTDEIARAFLVRESAVAQRIVRAKRTLGRAGVAFEVPSGPERSARLGSVLDVIYLIFNEGYAATVGDDLLRPALCEDALRLARQLAGLMDREPEVHGLVALLELQASRIRARTGADGTPLLLAEQNRARWDQLLIRRGFVALERAHALGSAPGPYSLQAAIAACHARAVRWSDTDWPVIAALYGRLEVVAPSPVVELNRAVAVSMAEGPEAGLALTDALLDDPALSGYHLLPSVRGDLLERLGRGEEARAAFVRASELTRNARERELLLARAEGVPR comes from the coding sequence GTGACAGCAACGAGCAGCGCCGTCGAGGCCGTGTACCGCATCGAGTCGGCCAGGATCATCGCCGGCACGGCGCGCATCGTGCGGGACGTGGGCATCGCCGAGGAGATCGCGCAGGACGCACTCGTCGCCGCGCTGGAGCAGTGGCCCGAGGACGGCGTCCCGGACCGCCCCGGGGCCTGGCTCATGGCCACCGCCAAGCACCGGGCGATCGATCTCGTACGCCGCAGGGAGACCTACGCCCGCAAGCTCGCCGAGGCCGGCAGGGCGCTGGAGGACGTGCCGCCGCCCGAACCGGCCGACCCGGACGGCATCGACGACGACCTGCTCCGGCTGATCTTCACCTCGTGCCATCCGGTGCTCTCCACCGAGGCGCGCGTCGCACTCACCCTCCGGCTGCTCGGCGGCCTGAGCACGGACGAGATCGCCCGCGCGTTCCTGGTCCGGGAGTCCGCCGTCGCCCAGCGCATCGTCCGCGCCAAACGGACCCTCGGACGTGCGGGCGTGGCCTTCGAGGTGCCGTCGGGCCCGGAGCGCTCCGCCCGGCTGGGCTCGGTGCTCGACGTGATCTACCTGATCTTCAACGAGGGGTACGCGGCCACCGTCGGCGACGACCTGCTGCGCCCCGCGCTCTGCGAGGACGCGCTGCGGCTCGCGCGTCAGCTGGCGGGGCTGATGGACCGGGAACCGGAGGTCCACGGGCTGGTCGCCCTCCTGGAACTGCAGGCGTCCCGGATCCGCGCCAGGACGGGCGCCGACGGCACACCGCTCCTGCTGGCGGAGCAGAACCGCGCCCGGTGGGACCAGCTGCTGATCCGGCGGGGCTTCGTGGCCCTTGAACGGGCGCACGCGCTGGGAAGCGCCCCGGGGCCGTACTCCCTCCAGGCCGCGATCGCCGCCTGTCACGCCCGCGCCGTGCGCTGGTCCGACACCGACTGGCCGGTGATCGCCGCCCTCTACGGCCGGCTGGAGGTGGTCGCCCCGTCGCCGGTGGTGGAGCTGAACCGGGCGGTGGCAGTCTCGATGGCCGAAGGACCGGAGGCCGGCCTCGCCCTGACCGACGCGCTCCTGGACGACCCGGCCCTCTCCGGGTACCACCTGCTGCCGAGTGTGCGGGGCGACCTGCTGGAACGGCTGGGGCGAGGCGAGGAGGCGCGAGCCGCGTTCGTACGCGCGTCCGAGCTGACGCGCAACGCGCGGGAACGGGAGCTGCTGCTCGCCCGCGCCGAGGGTGTGCCCCGATGA
- a CDS encoding YciI family protein, which yields MPRYLTMVRIDEKNAPAEGPSEALMERMGALIEEMTKAGVLLDTAGLTPTSEGTRVTWSNGEFTVTDGPFTETKEVIGGYALIQAKDKAEILEWTKRFLAVHEPYWTITSEIREIAEG from the coding sequence ATGCCGCGCTACCTGACGATGGTCCGCATCGACGAGAAGAACGCCCCCGCGGAGGGCCCCAGCGAGGCGCTGATGGAGCGTATGGGGGCGCTCATCGAGGAGATGACGAAGGCCGGCGTCCTCCTGGACACCGCGGGACTCACCCCGACCTCCGAAGGCACCAGGGTCACCTGGTCGAACGGCGAGTTCACCGTCACCGACGGGCCGTTCACCGAGACCAAGGAGGTCATCGGCGGCTACGCCCTCATCCAGGCCAAGGACAAGGCGGAGATCCTGGAGTGGACCAAGCGTTTCCTCGCCGTCCACGAGCCGTACTGGACGATCACCTCCGAGATCCGCGAGATCGCCGAAGGCTGA
- the tsaD gene encoding tRNA (adenosine(37)-N6)-threonylcarbamoyltransferase complex transferase subunit TsaD → MADEPLVLGIETSCDETGVGIVRGTTLLADAVASSVDTHARFGGVVPEIASRAHLESMVPTIERALKDAGISARDLDGIAVTAGPGLAGALLVGVSAAKAYAYALNKPLYGVNHLASHICVDQLEHGPLPEPTMALLVSGGHSSLLLAPDITNDVRPLGATIDDAAGEAFDKIARVLDLGFPGGPVIDRLAREGDPKAIAFPRGLSGSRDPAYDFSFSGLKTSVARWIEAKRAAGEDVPVRDLAASFQEAVVDVLTRKAVRACKDEGVDHLMIGGGVAANSRLRALAQERCEKAGIRLRVPRPGLCTDNGAMVAALGAEMVARNRPVSDLGLSADSSLPVTETHVPGAHSHDHGHDHVHEISKDNLYS, encoded by the coding sequence ATGGCTGACGAACCGCTCGTACTGGGCATCGAGACCTCCTGCGACGAGACCGGTGTCGGCATCGTGCGCGGGACGACGCTCCTCGCCGACGCCGTCGCTTCCAGCGTCGACACCCACGCCCGCTTCGGCGGTGTCGTACCCGAGATCGCCTCCCGCGCCCACCTGGAGTCGATGGTCCCCACCATCGAGCGCGCCCTCAAGGACGCCGGGATCAGCGCGCGTGACCTCGACGGCATCGCGGTCACGGCCGGACCCGGGCTCGCCGGGGCCCTGCTCGTCGGCGTCTCGGCCGCCAAGGCGTACGCGTACGCCCTGAACAAGCCGCTGTACGGGGTGAACCACCTCGCCTCGCACATCTGCGTCGACCAGCTGGAGCACGGCCCGCTGCCCGAGCCGACGATGGCGCTGCTGGTGAGCGGCGGGCACTCCTCGCTGCTGCTGGCCCCTGACATCACGAACGACGTACGGCCGCTCGGCGCGACCATCGACGACGCGGCGGGCGAGGCCTTCGACAAGATCGCCCGGGTGCTGGACCTCGGCTTCCCCGGCGGCCCGGTCATCGACCGGCTGGCCAGGGAGGGCGACCCGAAGGCGATCGCCTTCCCGCGCGGACTGAGCGGCTCGCGCGATCCCGCCTACGACTTCTCCTTCTCCGGGCTCAAGACGTCCGTGGCGCGCTGGATCGAGGCGAAGCGCGCGGCGGGCGAGGACGTCCCCGTGCGGGACTTGGCGGCGTCCTTCCAGGAGGCCGTCGTGGACGTCCTCACCCGCAAGGCCGTCCGGGCCTGCAAGGACGAGGGCGTGGACCACCTGATGATCGGCGGCGGCGTCGCGGCCAACTCGCGGCTCCGGGCACTCGCCCAGGAGCGGTGCGAGAAGGCCGGGATCAGGCTGCGGGTCCCCCGGCCGGGACTCTGCACGGACAACGGGGCGATGGTCGCCGCCCTCGGCGCGGAGATGGTGGCGCGCAACCGCCCCGTGTCCGACCTCGGCCTCTCGGCGGACTCCTCCCTGCCGGTCACGGAGACCCATGTGCCCGGTGCGCACAGCCACGACCACGGCCACGACCACGTGCACGAGATCAGCAAGGACAACCTCTACTCATGA
- the rimI gene encoding ribosomal protein S18-alanine N-acetyltransferase, with the protein MTTATAVLREMRWWDIEPVLELEHELFPDDAWSAGMFWSELARTRGPGATHRYVVAEDPADGRIVGYAGLASAGDLADVQTIAVGRHRWGGGLGSELLTDLLRHATALECAAVLLEVRVDNTRAQKLYERFGFEPIGFRRGYYQPGNIDALVMRLTVQGTETD; encoded by the coding sequence GTGACCACCGCGACCGCTGTGCTCCGCGAGATGCGCTGGTGGGACATCGAGCCGGTGCTGGAGCTGGAACACGAACTGTTCCCCGACGACGCCTGGTCGGCCGGCATGTTCTGGTCCGAGCTGGCGCGCACCCGCGGACCCGGGGCCACCCACCGCTACGTCGTCGCCGAGGACCCCGCCGACGGCCGGATCGTCGGGTACGCGGGACTGGCCTCGGCCGGCGACCTCGCCGACGTCCAGACGATCGCGGTCGGCCGGCACCGGTGGGGCGGCGGCCTCGGCTCCGAACTGCTGACCGACCTGCTCCGGCACGCCACCGCACTCGAATGCGCCGCGGTGCTCCTGGAGGTCCGCGTCGACAACACCCGCGCCCAGAAGCTGTACGAACGCTTCGGCTTCGAACCCATCGGCTTCCGGCGGGGCTACTACCAGCCGGGCAACATCGACGCACTCGTCATGCGCCTGACCGTACAAGGAACAGAGACAGACTGA
- the tsaB gene encoding tRNA (adenosine(37)-N6)-threonylcarbamoyltransferase complex dimerization subunit type 1 TsaB, producing MDTATPAVTVALHDGTSVVAETGQVDARRHGELLLPAVDRVLAEAGVKLDAVTDVAVGVGPGPYTGLRVGLVTAATFGSALSVPVHGVCTLDALAYAAGLDGLEGPFVVATDARRKEVYWARYEDFRTRDGEPSVDRPADIAERLAGLPVAGAGALLYPGAFPDARGPEHVSAAALAALAAEQLAAGAALLPPQPLYLRRPDAQVPKNYKVVTPK from the coding sequence ATGGATACCGCCACCCCCGCCGTCACCGTCGCCCTTCACGACGGGACCTCCGTCGTCGCCGAGACCGGCCAGGTCGACGCCCGGAGGCACGGGGAGCTGCTCCTGCCCGCCGTCGACCGGGTCCTCGCGGAGGCCGGGGTGAAGCTCGACGCCGTGACCGACGTGGCCGTCGGCGTCGGCCCCGGCCCGTACACCGGGCTGCGCGTCGGCCTGGTCACCGCCGCGACCTTCGGGTCCGCGCTCTCCGTGCCGGTGCACGGAGTGTGCACGCTCGACGCCCTCGCGTACGCCGCCGGCCTGGACGGCCTCGAAGGCCCCTTCGTCGTCGCGACCGACGCGCGCCGCAAGGAGGTCTACTGGGCGCGGTACGAGGACTTCCGCACCCGGGACGGCGAACCCTCCGTCGACCGGCCCGCCGACATCGCGGAGCGGCTCGCCGGGCTGCCCGTCGCCGGTGCCGGCGCGCTGCTCTACCCCGGGGCATTCCCGGACGCCCGCGGCCCGGAACACGTCTCCGCCGCCGCGCTCGCCGCCCTCGCCGCCGAGCAGCTGGCCGCCGGCGCCGCACTGCTGCCGCCCCAGCCGCTCTACCTCCGCAGGCCCGACGCCCAGGTCCCGAAGAACTACAAGGTGGTCACCCCCAAGTGA